One region of Oxalobacteraceae bacterium OTU3CAMAD1 genomic DNA includes:
- a CDS encoding GNAT family N-acetyltransferase, producing MNIVVREATEEDAKLIAELTRAAWAGKVSVTSSGHRETAVVVADHLRDGGGFVLLIDDEPVGSVRWLPLDSESDVWEICRMGVLPRYRGSNLSQHLLEAVIHHGLACGVEEVRLAVRADQPKLIDFYAAYEFELAEELEYSHANPMETPPLVMRRSLRH from the coding sequence ATGAACATCGTAGTGCGCGAAGCGACGGAAGAAGATGCCAAACTGATTGCCGAGCTCACGCGCGCCGCGTGGGCCGGCAAGGTCAGCGTCACCTCCAGCGGACACCGCGAAACCGCCGTCGTCGTTGCAGACCATCTGCGCGACGGCGGCGGTTTTGTTTTATTGATCGACGACGAGCCCGTCGGCTCGGTGCGCTGGCTGCCGCTCGATTCCGAATCGGACGTGTGGGAGATCTGCCGCATGGGCGTACTGCCGCGTTACCGGGGCAGCAACCTGTCGCAGCACCTGCTCGAGGCGGTGATCCACCACGGCCTGGCCTGCGGTGTCGAAGAAGTGCGCCTCGCCGTGCGGGCCGACCAGCCCAAGCTGATCGATTTCTACGCCGCCTACGAATTCGAACTGGCGGAAGAACTCGAATACTCGCATGCCAATCCGATGGAAACGCCGCCGTTGGTCATGCGCCGCTCGTTGCGCCACTGA
- the metG gene encoding methionine--tRNA ligase: MTRKLFVTTALPYANAAFHIGHMMEYIQADIWVRFQRMQRDGDAPRTVHFVGADDTHGTPIMIAAEKEGITPQEFVAKIAAGRAQYLDGFHIAFDNWYSTDSPENVELSQGIYRKLRDAGLIQTKIVPRFYDPVKGMFLADRNIKGECPVCHAKDQYGDNCEVCGAAYQPTELINPFSVFTNATPVLKDSEQYFFKLSDPRCYEFLKEWLNTPGRLQPEMVNKVSEWLGESGEKLADWDISRDAPYFGIPIPDAPGKFFYVWLDAPVGYLASLKNYCEKQGIDFNELLNDPATEQIHFIGKDIVSFHLLFWPAMLKFAGHPVIDKLKVNVHGHLTVNNEKMSKSRGTGISPLRYLNLGMNPEWLRYYIAFKLNSKVEDLDFTGEDFVARVNSDLIGKYVNIASRCAGFIAKKFDGKLASSLSEGAQGWIKRALVTAEGVERQASIGANFEAREFGKALREIMEIADITNQYVDENKPWILAKDEAKIAELHDVCTAALILFRQLTILLSPVLPGVAANVAKFLNDEQLVWADTDVASGAVSQAMLGRTIGAYSHLMTRVDAKMIEELFDAPAPAAAAPAAAPAAAAAAAGGTAAPTAATGIEELAPEIKIDDFVKIDLRIAKIVNCEHVDGSDKLLRLTLDVGEGRHRNVFSGIKSMYKPEELVGKLTVLVANLAPRKMKFGVSEGMVLAASAADEKANPGIYILNPWPGAEPGMRIR, from the coding sequence ATGACCCGCAAGCTGTTCGTCACCACTGCCCTGCCCTACGCAAACGCCGCTTTCCATATTGGCCACATGATGGAGTACATCCAGGCCGACATCTGGGTCCGGTTCCAGCGAATGCAGCGCGACGGTGATGCACCGCGCACGGTGCACTTCGTCGGCGCCGACGACACCCACGGCACGCCGATCATGATCGCCGCCGAAAAGGAAGGCATCACGCCGCAGGAGTTCGTCGCCAAGATCGCCGCCGGCCGCGCCCAGTACCTCGACGGCTTCCACATCGCCTTCGATAACTGGTACTCGACCGACTCGCCGGAAAACGTCGAGTTGTCGCAGGGCATCTACCGCAAGCTGCGCGACGCCGGCCTGATCCAGACCAAGATCGTGCCGCGCTTCTACGACCCGGTCAAAGGCATGTTCCTGGCCGACCGCAACATCAAGGGCGAATGCCCGGTGTGCCACGCCAAGGACCAGTACGGCGACAATTGCGAAGTGTGCGGCGCGGCCTACCAGCCGACCGAACTGATCAATCCGTTCTCGGTGTTCACCAACGCCACGCCGGTGCTCAAGGACTCGGAACAGTACTTCTTCAAGCTGTCCGACCCGCGCTGCTACGAATTCCTCAAGGAATGGCTGAACACACCCGGCCGTTTGCAGCCGGAAATGGTCAACAAGGTCAGCGAATGGCTGGGCGAGTCCGGCGAAAAGCTGGCCGACTGGGACATCTCGCGCGATGCGCCCTACTTCGGCATCCCGATTCCCGACGCGCCGGGCAAGTTCTTCTACGTCTGGCTGGACGCGCCGGTCGGCTACCTGGCCAGCCTGAAAAACTATTGCGAGAAGCAAGGCATCGACTTCAACGAACTGTTGAACGACCCGGCCACCGAACAGATCCACTTCATCGGCAAGGACATCGTTTCCTTCCACCTGCTGTTCTGGCCGGCGATGCTGAAGTTCGCCGGCCATCCGGTGATCGACAAGCTCAAGGTCAACGTGCACGGCCACCTGACCGTCAACAACGAAAAAATGTCCAAGTCGCGCGGCACCGGCATCTCGCCGCTGCGCTACCTGAACCTGGGCATGAACCCGGAATGGCTGCGCTACTACATCGCCTTCAAGCTGAACTCGAAAGTGGAAGACCTGGACTTCACCGGCGAAGACTTCGTCGCGCGCGTCAATAGCGACCTGATCGGTAAGTACGTCAACATCGCCAGCCGCTGCGCCGGCTTCATCGCCAAGAAATTCGACGGCAAGCTGGCCAGTTCGCTGTCCGAGGGCGCGCAGGGCTGGATCAAGCGCGCGCTGGTGACGGCCGAGGGCGTCGAACGCCAGGCCAGCATCGGCGCCAATTTCGAGGCGCGCGAGTTCGGCAAGGCGCTGCGCGAAATCATGGAAATCGCCGACATCACCAACCAGTATGTCGACGAGAACAAGCCGTGGATTTTGGCCAAGGACGAAGCCAAGATCGCGGAATTGCACGACGTCTGCACCGCCGCGCTGATCCTGTTCCGCCAGCTGACCATCCTGCTGTCGCCGGTGCTGCCGGGTGTGGCCGCCAACGTCGCCAAGTTCCTCAACGACGAGCAACTGGTATGGGCCGACACCGATGTCGCCAGCGGCGCCGTCTCGCAGGCCATGCTGGGCCGCACCATCGGCGCCTACAGCCACCTGATGACGCGCGTGGATGCCAAGATGATCGAAGAGCTGTTCGACGCGCCCGCTCCGGCCGCAGCCGCCCCGGCCGCGGCCCCTGCTGCCGCCGCCGCCGCTGCGGGCGGCACCGCCGCGCCGACGGCCGCCACCGGTATCGAGGAACTGGCGCCGGAGATCAAGATCGACGACTTCGTCAAGATCGATTTGCGCATCGCCAAGATCGTCAACTGCGAACACGTCGACGGCTCCGACAAGCTGCTGCGCCTGACCCTGGACGTCGGCGAAGGCCGCCACCGCAATGTCTTCTCCGGCATCAAATCGATGTACAAGCCGGAAGAGCTGGTCGGCAAGCTGACCGTGCTGGTCGCCAACCTGGCGCCGCGCAAGATGAAGTTCGGCGTCTCCGAAGGCATGGTGCTGGCGGCCTCTGCGGCCGACGAGAAGGCCAATCCCGGCATCTATATTTTGAATCCGTGGCCGGGCGCCGAGCCGGGCATGCGCATCCGTTAA
- the apbC gene encoding iron-sulfur cluster carrier protein ApbC, protein MSITVEDVKAALSKIIDPNTTKDYVSGKAVKNLKVDNGDISLDIELGYPAKSQVDSIRASVIAGLKAVPGAGNISVGVSTKVIPHTVQRGLKLMPNVKNIIAVASGKGGVGKSTTAVNLALALAAEGASVGLLDADIYGPSQPMMLGVSGRPETKDGKSMEPLENHGVQVSSIGFLIDPDEPMVWRGPMVTQALQQLLEQTNWRDLDYLIVDMPPGTGDIQLTLSQKVPVTGAVIVTTPQDIALLDARKGLKMFEKVGIPILGIVENMSTHICSNCGHAEEIFGAGGGAKMCKDFNVEFLGALPLTMAIREQADSGKPTVVADPDGQVAAIYKDIARKIAVQVSEKAKDMTSKFPSIVIKND, encoded by the coding sequence ATGAGCATTACAGTAGAAGACGTCAAGGCGGCGCTGTCCAAAATCATTGATCCAAATACAACGAAAGATTACGTCAGCGGCAAGGCCGTCAAGAATTTGAAGGTCGACAACGGTGATATCTCCCTCGATATCGAGCTGGGCTATCCGGCCAAGAGCCAGGTCGACAGCATCCGCGCCAGCGTTATCGCGGGCCTCAAGGCGGTGCCGGGCGCGGGCAACATCAGCGTCGGCGTCTCGACCAAGGTCATCCCGCACACGGTGCAGCGCGGCCTCAAGCTCATGCCGAACGTGAAAAACATCATCGCCGTCGCCTCGGGCAAGGGCGGGGTCGGCAAATCGACCACCGCCGTCAACCTGGCGCTGGCGCTGGCCGCCGAGGGCGCCTCGGTCGGCCTGCTCGACGCCGACATCTACGGTCCGTCGCAGCCGATGATGCTGGGCGTGTCGGGCCGTCCGGAGACCAAGGACGGCAAATCGATGGAGCCGCTGGAAAACCACGGCGTGCAAGTGTCGTCGATCGGCTTCCTGATCGACCCGGACGAGCCGATGGTGTGGCGCGGCCCGATGGTCACGCAGGCGCTGCAGCAACTGCTGGAGCAGACCAACTGGCGCGACCTGGACTATCTGATCGTCGACATGCCGCCGGGCACCGGCGATATCCAGCTGACCTTGTCGCAGAAGGTGCCCGTCACCGGCGCCGTCATCGTCACCACGCCGCAGGACATCGCGCTGCTGGACGCGCGCAAGGGCCTGAAGATGTTCGAGAAGGTCGGCATTCCGATCCTGGGCATCGTCGAGAACATGAGCACGCATATTTGCTCGAACTGCGGCCACGCGGAGGAAATCTTCGGCGCCGGCGGCGGCGCCAAGATGTGCAAGGACTTCAACGTCGAGTTCCTCGGCGCGCTGCCGCTGACGATGGCGATCCGCGAGCAGGCCGATTCCGGCAAGCCGACGGTGGTGGCCGATCCGGACGGCCAGGTCGCCGCCATCTATAAAGACATCGCCCGCAAGATCGCGGTGCAGGTGTCCGAGAAGGCCAAGGACATGACCAGCAAGTTCCCGAGCATCGTTATCAAGAACGATTAA
- the gltX gene encoding glutamate--tRNA ligase, with translation MTTPATPVRTRFAPSPTGFLHLGGARTALYSWAFARHFGGTFVLRIEDTDLERSTPEAVQAIIEGMEWLGLNHDEGPFYQMQRMDRYREVVGQMLTAGTAYHCYSSPEEVEAMRERMRAAGEKPRYDGTWRPEPGKTLPAIPEGRKPVVRFKNPLDGEVTWDDFVKGTITIGNKELDDLVIARPDGTPTYNFCVAVDDWDMQISHVLRGDDHVNNTPRQINILRAIGAPLPLYGHLPMILGSDGQKMSKRKDAVNVMEYPAQGYLPEAILNYLARLGWSHGDDEVFSMEQVISWFDGSHLSNSAAQFNIEKLNWLNNHYIKQADNARLAELAKPRMLAAGAEFEGAPDLPAVLALMKERTNTVNELADAAMLFYRAPQPDAALLAQHLTDAVKPALAQFADRCKTVEWSKEALAAMIKEVLAANSLKMPQIAMPLRLIVTGQLQTPAIDAVLQIFGRDAIVARLAKFL, from the coding sequence ATGACCACACCAGCCACGCCAGTCCGTACCCGCTTTGCTCCCAGCCCGACCGGCTTCCTCCACCTCGGCGGCGCCCGCACGGCGCTGTACTCGTGGGCTTTCGCCCGTCACTTCGGCGGCACCTTCGTGCTGCGCATCGAGGACACCGACCTGGAGCGCTCCACGCCGGAAGCGGTGCAAGCCATCATCGAAGGCATGGAATGGCTGGGCCTGAACCACGACGAAGGCCCGTTCTACCAGATGCAGCGCATGGACCGCTACCGCGAGGTGGTGGGCCAGATGCTGACCGCCGGCACCGCCTACCACTGCTACTCGTCGCCGGAAGAAGTCGAAGCGATGCGCGAGCGCATGCGCGCGGCCGGCGAAAAGCCGCGCTACGACGGCACCTGGCGTCCCGAGCCGGGCAAGACCCTGCCGGCGATTCCGGAAGGCCGCAAGCCGGTGGTGCGTTTCAAAAACCCGCTCGACGGCGAAGTGACCTGGGACGATTTCGTCAAAGGCACCATCACCATCGGCAACAAGGAACTGGACGATCTGGTCATCGCCCGTCCCGACGGCACGCCGACCTATAACTTCTGCGTGGCCGTCGACGACTGGGACATGCAGATCAGCCACGTGCTGCGCGGCGACGACCACGTCAACAACACGCCACGTCAAATCAACATCCTGCGCGCGATCGGCGCGCCGCTGCCGTTGTACGGCCACCTGCCGATGATCCTCGGTTCCGACGGCCAGAAGATGTCCAAGCGTAAGGACGCGGTCAACGTCATGGAATATCCGGCGCAAGGTTATCTGCCGGAAGCGATCCTGAACTATCTGGCGCGCCTGGGCTGGAGCCACGGCGACGACGAAGTGTTTTCGATGGAGCAGGTTATTAGCTGGTTCGACGGCTCGCATCTGTCCAACTCGGCCGCGCAGTTCAACATCGAAAAACTGAACTGGCTCAACAACCACTATATCAAGCAGGCCGACAACGCACGCCTGGCCGAGCTGGCCAAGCCGCGCATGCTGGCCGCCGGCGCCGAGTTCGAAGGCGCCCCCGATCTGCCGGCCGTGCTGGCGCTGATGAAGGAGCGCACCAATACCGTCAACGAACTGGCCGACGCGGCGATGCTGTTCTACCGAGCGCCGCAGCCGGACGCGGCGCTGCTGGCTCAGCATCTGACCGACGCCGTCAAGCCGGCGCTGGCGCAGTTCGCCGACCGCTGCAAGACGGTGGAGTGGAGCAAGGAAGCGCTGGCCGCGATGATCAAGGAAGTGCTTGCCGCGAATAGCTTGAAGATGCCGCAGATCGCCATGCCGCTGCGCCTGATCGTCACCGGTCAACTGCAGACGCCGGCCATCGATGCGGTGTTGCAGATCTTCGGTCGCGACGCGATTGTTGCGCGTCTGGCGAAATTTCTCTGA
- a CDS encoding S8 family serine peptidase, translating into MPKNPNGGAPMPPESTSSGGEPAAAPSTEGRGGGRGTGAASGGPAAASATGTTTGGGTSATGSSGGAGDDAAGAVAAGPAATPVGDSPTAGPADGNAARAADSRADSVGRAVGSRKKQYVVAPRQVPEGLQTLGFQPLQFSALEQALRNSADIEVVDTVGPKSVLGALADGMGGSQGVLVARMTEQKAALLHQQGQGRLLVEHDQHLTLMEPALRQPQMVTGVMPSGGGPVVNAVISVIGKDGAPQADAEVSLFGGMMPASGKTDANGQVTLSLFGETPESITGLYVKPKADYWSFYQRDPDISTDEANVVALRALSDWPALAGFPRQRALGWGQKAMRLDQLPGAYRGQGIKIAVVDSGAATSHDNLHGIKAGFDVMNKKTDPEGWDQDTMGHGSHCAGIIAAADIASGIRGFAPDTEVHACKLFPGGQVSQLIDALEYCIEKQIDVVNLSLGGAEVSEALEQQILRAKRAGIACIVAAGNSGGPVQYPASSPNVLAVAAIGKLDEFPIDSYHAQTLDSNVDAYGYFTAKFSCFGPQVGVCGPGVAITSCVPPNNFAAWDGTSMATPHITGLAALTLAHHPDFQTPQYKVRGAERVERLFQIIRASARRVSLGDQSRTGFGMPDVLVAVGLQTTTGQAVQQPAVAPQAHMLQQPVIAGMMAPQGMMAQQGMLSPQGMLSPFMTGGMEPFGLELARAPWNIPRTGPWYQISPTMPPRYPTFQW; encoded by the coding sequence ATGCCCAAGAATCCCAACGGCGGCGCACCGATGCCGCCGGAGTCCACATCAAGCGGCGGCGAACCGGCCGCCGCGCCCAGTACTGAAGGGCGCGGCGGCGGCCGCGGGACCGGCGCCGCATCCGGCGGCCCCGCCGCCGCCAGTGCCACCGGCACCACCACCGGTGGCGGCACGTCGGCGACCGGCAGCTCCGGCGGCGCAGGCGATGATGCCGCCGGCGCCGTCGCTGCCGGCCCCGCCGCCACCCCTGTCGGGGACTCCCCCACCGCCGGTCCCGCCGACGGCAATGCCGCGCGGGCGGCCGACAGCCGGGCCGACAGCGTCGGTCGCGCCGTCGGCTCGCGCAAGAAACAATACGTCGTCGCGCCGCGCCAGGTGCCGGAGGGCTTGCAAACGCTGGGCTTCCAGCCGCTGCAGTTCTCGGCGCTGGAACAGGCGCTGCGCAACAGCGCCGACATCGAAGTGGTCGATACGGTCGGTCCCAAATCGGTGCTGGGCGCGCTGGCCGACGGCATGGGCGGCAGCCAGGGCGTGCTGGTGGCGCGCATGACGGAACAGAAAGCGGCCCTGCTGCACCAGCAGGGCCAGGGGCGATTGCTGGTCGAGCACGACCAGCACCTGACCTTGATGGAGCCGGCGCTGCGCCAGCCGCAGATGGTGACCGGCGTCATGCCCAGCGGCGGCGGTCCGGTCGTCAACGCCGTCATCAGCGTGATCGGCAAGGACGGCGCGCCGCAGGCGGACGCCGAGGTGTCGCTGTTCGGCGGCATGATGCCGGCCAGCGGCAAGACCGACGCCAACGGCCAGGTCACGTTGTCGCTGTTCGGCGAGACGCCGGAGTCGATCACCGGCCTGTACGTGAAACCCAAGGCGGACTACTGGAGCTTCTACCAGCGCGATCCCGACATCAGCACCGACGAAGCCAATGTGGTGGCGCTGCGCGCGCTGTCGGACTGGCCGGCGCTGGCGGGCTTTCCACGCCAGCGCGCGCTCGGCTGGGGACAGAAGGCGATGCGGCTCGACCAGTTGCCGGGCGCCTACCGGGGCCAGGGCATCAAGATCGCCGTCGTCGATTCCGGCGCGGCCACCTCGCACGACAATCTGCACGGCATCAAGGCCGGCTTCGACGTGATGAATAAGAAGACCGATCCCGAGGGCTGGGACCAGGACACGATGGGCCACGGCAGTCATTGTGCCGGCATCATCGCGGCGGCCGACATCGCCTCCGGCATACGCGGCTTCGCGCCCGACACCGAGGTCCATGCGTGCAAGCTGTTCCCGGGCGGCCAGGTCAGCCAGCTGATCGACGCGCTCGAGTACTGCATCGAGAAACAGATCGATGTCGTCAACCTGAGCCTGGGCGGGGCCGAAGTGTCCGAGGCGCTGGAACAGCAAATCCTGCGCGCCAAGCGGGCCGGCATCGCCTGCATCGTCGCGGCCGGCAACTCGGGCGGTCCGGTGCAATATCCTGCCTCGTCGCCGAACGTGCTGGCGGTGGCGGCCATCGGCAAGCTCGACGAGTTCCCGATCGACAGCTACCACGCGCAGACGCTCGATTCCAACGTCGACGCCTACGGTTATTTCACCGCCAAGTTCAGCTGCTTCGGACCGCAGGTTGGCGTATGCGGACCTGGTGTGGCGATCACGTCATGCGTGCCGCCGAATAACTTCGCGGCCTGGGACGGCACCTCGATGGCGACCCCGCACATCACCGGCCTGGCCGCGCTGACCCTGGCGCACCATCCGGATTTCCAGACCCCGCAGTACAAGGTGCGCGGCGCCGAGCGCGTCGAGCGGCTGTTCCAGATCATCCGCGCCAGCGCGCGCCGGGTCAGCCTGGGCGACCAGAGCCGCACCGGTTTCGGCATGCCGGATGTGCTGGTGGCGGTGGGCCTGCAAACGACGACCGGGCAAGCGGTGCAGCAGCCGGCGGTGGCGCCGCAAGCGCACATGCTGCAGCAGCCGGTCATCGCGGGCATGATGGCGCCGCAAGGCATGATGGCCCAGCAAGGCATGCTGTCGCCGCAAGGGATGCTGTCGCCGTTTATGACCGGCGGGATGGAACCGTTCGGGCTGGAGCTGGCGCGCGCGCCGTGGAATATTCCACGTACCGGGCCGTGGTATCAGATCTCGCCGACGATGCCGCCGCGGTATCCGACCTTCCAATGGTGA
- the earP gene encoding elongation factor P maturation arginine rhamnosyltransferase EarP: MTLRSLDLFCRVVDNYGDIGICWRLARQLRREHALDVRLWVDDLVSFRRLCPQVATDAETQLIDGVTVRHWRGQDGVYGAADVADIVIEFFACDIPPGYITAMAECVPRPVWFNLEGLTAEEWVEGCHRLTSPHPRLPLTKHFFFPGFTDKTGGLLREAALEPERLAFQSDPAAMAAFLAGLGVTARELAATKVSLFCYPHAPVAALFDAWRRGGEAIVCLVPEGVAAEALQAFLGGPATAGAAATDGALTVRVLPFVPQPDYDKLLWACDLNFVRGEDSFVRAQWAGKPFVWHIYPQDENLHHKKLRAFLQRYAAALPALEQFSLDWNGAPTAAGQGDNARLWRAFHQEMPQMAARAEEWRQQMLANGDLAANLMRFAASLR, encoded by the coding sequence ATGACTTTGCGCAGCCTCGATCTCTTTTGCCGTGTCGTCGACAACTACGGCGACATCGGCATCTGCTGGCGCCTGGCCCGCCAGTTGCGTCGCGAACACGCGCTCGACGTGCGGCTGTGGGTGGACGATCTGGTCAGCTTCCGGCGCCTCTGCCCGCAAGTGGCGACCGACGCCGAGACCCAACTGATCGACGGCGTCACCGTGCGCCACTGGCGCGGCCAGGACGGCGTCTACGGCGCCGCCGACGTGGCCGACATCGTCATCGAGTTTTTCGCCTGCGACATCCCGCCCGGCTACATCACCGCGATGGCCGAGTGCGTGCCGCGTCCGGTCTGGTTCAATCTGGAGGGCTTGACGGCCGAGGAGTGGGTCGAGGGTTGCCACCGGTTGACATCGCCCCATCCGCGCCTGCCGCTGACCAAGCATTTCTTCTTCCCGGGCTTTACCGACAAGACCGGCGGCCTGCTGCGCGAGGCGGCGCTGGAGCCCGAGCGGCTGGCGTTCCAGTCGGACCCGGCCGCGATGGCGGCGTTCCTGGCCGGGCTGGGCGTGACGGCGCGCGAACTGGCCGCGACCAAGGTGTCGCTGTTCTGCTATCCGCACGCGCCGGTCGCGGCCTTGTTCGACGCCTGGCGGCGGGGCGGCGAGGCCATCGTTTGCCTGGTGCCAGAAGGCGTCGCCGCCGAGGCGCTGCAAGCGTTCCTCGGCGGACCGGCCACGGCGGGCGCGGCGGCCACCGACGGCGCGTTGACGGTGCGGGTGCTGCCGTTCGTGCCGCAGCCCGACTACGACAAATTGCTGTGGGCCTGCGACCTGAACTTCGTGCGCGGGGAGGATTCCTTCGTGCGCGCCCAGTGGGCCGGCAAGCCGTTCGTCTGGCATATCTATCCGCAGGATGAGAATCTGCACCACAAGAAGTTGCGCGCCTTCCTGCAACGCTACGCGGCCGCGCTGCCGGCGCTGGAACAATTTTCGCTGGACTGGAACGGCGCCCCGACGGCGGCCGGGCAGGGCGACAACGCGCGCTTGTGGCGCGCCTTCCACCAGGAGATGCCGCAAATGGCCGCGCGCGCCGAAGAGTGGCGGCAACAGATGTTGGCCAACGGCGATCTGGCCGCCAACCTGATGCGTTTCGCCGCCAGCTTGAGATAG
- a CDS encoding elongation factor P — MKPAKEIRVGNIIMVEGKPFIVLRSDVNGSSRTGFTYKWKMKNLLTNSPLENVFRGDDKFDVVVLDKKPVTYSYFADPLYVFMDADYEQYEIEEENLGEALNYLKDGMECEAVFYDGKAISVELPTTIARQIVYSEPAVKGNTSGNVLKEAKIENAIESKQHTVQVPLFVSQDDVIEIDTRTNEYKRIVRN; from the coding sequence ATGAAACCTGCAAAAGAAATTCGTGTTGGCAATATCATCATGGTCGAAGGCAAACCATTCATCGTGCTGCGCTCCGATGTGAACGGTTCGAGCCGCACGGGCTTCACGTACAAATGGAAGATGAAGAATCTTCTGACCAACAGCCCGCTGGAAAACGTCTTCCGCGGCGACGACAAGTTCGACGTGGTCGTGCTGGACAAAAAGCCGGTGACCTACTCGTACTTCGCCGATCCGCTGTACGTCTTCATGGACGCGGACTACGAACAGTATGAAATCGAAGAAGAGAACCTGGGCGAAGCGCTGAACTACCTGAAAGACGGTATGGAATGCGAAGCCGTGTTCTACGACGGCAAGGCGATCTCGGTCGAACTGCCGACCACCATCGCGCGCCAGATCGTGTACTCGGAGCCTGCGGTCAAGGGCAACACTTCGGGCAACGTCCTGAAAGAAGCCAAGATCGAAAACGCCATCGAATCGAAGCAGCACACCGTTCAAGTGCCACTGTTCGTGAGCCAGGACGACGTCATCGAGATCGACACCCGCACCAACGAATACAAGCGCATCGTTCGTAACTAA
- a CDS encoding amidase, with product MDRRQFVRIGVAAGAAGATRAQAAPAAAGKPAGGILDAGVREQQQMMEAGKLTSHALTSQYLARIRTIDKAGPRINAIIEINPEALKIALEMDRERHLKRVRGPLHGIPVLLKDNIATGDRMSTTAGSLALSNVRAARDAHVAAQLRAAGAVIIGKTNLSEWANMRSTHSVSGWSARGGLTLNPYSLDRNCSGSSSGSGAAIAAGLATLAVGTETDGSIVSPASICGLVGIKPTLGLVSRSGIIPIAHSQDTAGPMARSVADAALMLAAMSGVDPKDPITKEGAGKGGDYMEALRTGGLKGARIGVARNFFGENVDVDAVIEKALAELRAQGAVLIETEVPNANKYGETETEVMLYEFKADLAAYLKEYAPNASVANMADVIAFNQKHRQQELPYFGQEQMERAQQKGGLDTPAYREALANNHRYARAEGIDRVMREHQLDALVAPTGGPAWLTDFVNGDHFTGSFSSPAAVAGYPHITVPAGYVHGLPVGLSFVGAAYSDAALIRMAYSYEQATLHRRAPQFPPSVSLAVR from the coding sequence ATGGATCGCAGGCAGTTTGTTCGAATCGGCGTCGCGGCGGGCGCCGCCGGCGCCACCCGGGCCCAGGCCGCGCCTGCGGCGGCCGGAAAACCCGCCGGCGGCATTCTCGACGCCGGCGTTCGCGAGCAGCAGCAGATGATGGAGGCCGGCAAGCTGACCTCGCACGCGCTGACGTCCCAATACCTGGCGCGCATCCGCACCATCGACAAGGCCGGCCCGCGCATCAACGCCATCATAGAAATCAATCCGGAGGCGCTCAAGATCGCGCTCGAGATGGACCGCGAGCGGCATCTGAAGCGCGTGCGCGGACCGCTGCACGGCATCCCCGTCCTGTTAAAAGACAATATCGCCACCGGCGACCGCATGAGCACCACGGCCGGCTCGCTGGCGCTATCCAACGTGCGGGCGGCGCGCGACGCCCACGTTGCCGCGCAACTGCGCGCGGCCGGCGCCGTCATCATCGGCAAGACCAACTTGAGCGAGTGGGCCAATATGCGCTCGACGCACTCGGTCAGCGGCTGGAGCGCGCGCGGCGGACTGACATTGAATCCGTATTCGCTCGACCGCAACTGCAGCGGTTCGAGCTCCGGCTCGGGCGCGGCCATCGCCGCCGGCCTGGCCACCCTGGCGGTGGGCACGGAGACCGACGGCTCGATCGTCTCGCCGGCGTCGATCTGCGGCCTGGTGGGCATCAAGCCGACCTTGGGACTGGTCAGCCGCAGCGGCATCATCCCGATCGCCCATTCGCAGGACACGGCCGGCCCGATGGCGCGCAGCGTGGCCGACGCCGCGCTGATGCTGGCGGCGATGAGCGGCGTCGATCCTAAGGACCCGATCACCAAGGAAGGCGCGGGCAAGGGCGGCGACTACATGGAGGCGCTGCGGACGGGCGGGTTGAAAGGCGCGCGCATCGGCGTGGCGCGCAACTTCTTCGGCGAGAACGTCGACGTCGACGCGGTCATCGAAAAAGCGCTGGCCGAGCTGAGGGCGCAGGGCGCGGTGCTGATCGAGACCGAGGTGCCGAACGCGAACAAGTATGGCGAGACCGAGACCGAGGTGATGCTGTACGAGTTCAAGGCCGACCTGGCCGCGTACCTGAAAGAGTACGCGCCCAACGCGTCGGTGGCCAACATGGCCGACGTCATCGCCTTCAACCAGAAACACCGCCAGCAGGAGCTGCCGTACTTCGGCCAGGAGCAGATGGAGCGCGCGCAGCAGAAGGGTGGGTTGGACACGCCCGCCTACCGCGAGGCGCTGGCCAACAACCACCGTTACGCGCGGGCCGAGGGCATCGACCGCGTGATGCGCGAGCATCAGTTGGACGCGCTGGTGGCGCCGACCGGCGGCCCGGCATGGCTGACGGACTTCGTCAACGGCGATCATTTCACCGGCAGCTTCTCGTCGCCGGCGGCCGTGGCGGGCTATCCGCACATCACCGTGCCGGCGGGCTATGTGCATGGCTTGCCGGTCGGGCTGTCGTTCGTCGGCGCGGCCTACAGCGACGCGGCGCTGATCCGCATGGCCTACTCGTACGAGCAGGCCACCTTGCACCGGCGCGCGCCGCAGTTCCCGCCCAGCGTGTCGCTGGCGGTGCGCTAG